The genomic window TATTTTCAAAATCCTTTGCTAATCTTATGGTTGTTTCAGGTAACATATTAGACGCTGTTCTTCCTGGCACATTATACAAAATGATTGGCTTTGGCGACACTCCTGCAATGGCTTTAAAATGCTGATAGATGCCTTCTTGAGTTGGTTTGCTATAATATGGTGATACAGATAAAATAGCATCTATAGCAGATAAATCTGTAGTCTTTATTTCATTTATGATTGACGCTGTATTATTTCCACCAATACCAAGAACAAGTGGCACTCTTCCATTATTAACATTAGATATAAATTGTATTAATTCTTTCTTTTCATCAGCAGTAACAGTAACACTCTCGCCAGTAGTACCACTAATTACCAAGTACTCTGTACCATTGTTTATATTATGCTCTACTAATCGTTCTAGAGCTTCAAAATCTATGCTTAAATCTTCGTGGAATGGTGTTATTAGTGCCACTCCAGTACCTATAAATTTGGTCATTATAATTTATTTAGAATGTTTAAATATTTTTTTAGTTCGGTTTTAAATGTCTTGATGTCTTTTGGATTTACGTCTATAATTAAATCATACAAACGTTCATCTTTTCGACTAAGTCCAACTTTTAAGTTTGCTTTAGATGCTGCAGTTATTAAATCTAGCTCTGGTGTTTCATTTTTATAATAACTCACCAAGACATCATAAGGTTCATCTATAAAAGCTTGTAAGTCGATGTTGTTTATCTTTCCTTTCCATCCAAAATGTTTTGGCGAAAAATAGGTTTCCCATTGACTTCCTTCATATTTATCATCTTTTGTAAAAGCAACTATTTTGTGCTTTGGAGATGTTAAGTTTAGCGCTTTAAAGTAATTTCTAAAGACTTCAAAGTCTTCAAACTCGTTTGCATTAAGTAAAACCGCAATCACCTTAACTTTATTGTTGTTTACAGCTGCTTTACGAGCAGACAACAATTTGTTTACATATTTTTGATTTGATTTTTCCTTAAATGCTTTTAAAATCATTTATCTTTAGCCTTTGATGCAAATTTAACAAAAGCGCAAACATTTTTTCATTACTATTTCAACTAAAACCATGATAAAAAACTCACTTTTAATTATTCTATTTTTGAGCCTTGCGTATTCTTGTAAGGAAGTACCAAACAGAATTGAAGGTAGTCGCATTGAAATTAACGATAGTATTCCAGCCAATAAAGAGCTTGAAGACTATATAACACCATACAGAGATAATGTAAACAAGAATCTTGATAGTGTAATTTCGTATGCTCCAGAAACCTATTCTAAAACTGATGGTGAATTTAATACTGCCATCGGAAATTTAATGGCTGATGCTGTTTTTAGTGAAAGTAATCCTGTTTTCAATAAACGTACAGGAAAAAATATAGATTTTGTTTTGCTGAATCACGGTGGTATTAGAGCTATAATTTCTCAAGGAAATATTACAACAAGAACGGCATACGAAGTTATGCCTTTTGAAAATTCTGTTGTCGTTGTTGCTTTAAAAGGAAAGCAAATCAATGCGTTGTTCGGCTACCTTTCTAAAGCTAAGCGCGCACATCCTGTTTCTAAACAAGTGGAGTTATTGTTAGACAACGATTTTAATATAAAAAAAGCACTTGTTGATGGTAAACCTGTTTTAGAAGATGAAACCTATTATGTAGCTACCAATGATTATTTGTACAATGGTGGTGACCGTATGACATTCTTTCAACCAAACGATAGTTTATACACACTAGATTATAAAATTAGAAACGTTTTAGTCGATTATTTTAAAAAGAAAGACACGATTAATCCTAAAATAGATAACCGTTTTACAAAGTTAACTGCAGAA from Winogradskyella sp. MH6 includes these protein-coding regions:
- the dapA gene encoding 4-hydroxy-tetrahydrodipicolinate synthase, whose amino-acid sequence is MTKFIGTGVALITPFHEDLSIDFEALERLVEHNINNGTEYLVISGTTGESVTVTADEKKELIQFISNVNNGRVPLVLGIGGNNTASIINEIKTTDLSAIDAILSVSPYYSKPTQEGIYQHFKAIAGVSPKPIILYNVPGRTASNMLPETTIRLAKDFENIIAVKEAGNNVHQYLELLRTKPEDFLILSGDDDLALGVALAGGSGVISVIGQALPKEFSEMIRLGIAGKAKEAYKTHFDLMPITRLIFSENNPAGIKAVLEALEISKSHVRLPLVEATDTLKKEIKNALKDLGKS
- a CDS encoding DUF6913 domain-containing protein; its protein translation is MILKAFKEKSNQKYVNKLLSARKAAVNNNKVKVIAVLLNANEFEDFEVFRNYFKALNLTSPKHKIVAFTKDDKYEGSQWETYFSPKHFGWKGKINNIDLQAFIDEPYDVLVSYYKNETPELDLITAASKANLKVGLSRKDERLYDLIIDVNPKDIKTFKTELKKYLNILNKL
- a CDS encoding 5'-nucleotidase C-terminal domain-containing protein, translated to MIKNSLLIILFLSLAYSCKEVPNRIEGSRIEINDSIPANKELEDYITPYRDNVNKNLDSVISYAPETYSKTDGEFNTAIGNLMADAVFSESNPVFNKRTGKNIDFVLLNHGGIRAIISQGNITTRTAYEVMPFENSVVVVALKGKQINALFGYLSKAKRAHPVSKQVELLLDNDFNIKKALVDGKPVLEDETYYVATNDYLYNGGDRMTFFQPNDSLYTLDYKIRNVLVDYFKKKDTINPKIDNRFTKLTAE